One window of the Afipia felis ATCC 53690 genome contains the following:
- a CDS encoding helix-turn-helix domain-containing protein produces the protein MAAQLHIIDDTALRDDVRLRTRPSVRQPCESPSASPLSSSTVADAAAQIIAINKKREDLGIGHEKFAQKAGISFWTWRDLRRGAFRPTPATLKKLRAALGEVPEAKPPQVVKGFHRLVMIEIARTQQIDIETVLTTDFTVQRPHAPQWLASSRVRLMAIYITAVELEVGNADLARALGVSREAVRKARMKIEDLREADHAVNDLLDRIAGQVRG, from the coding sequence ATGGCGGCGCAACTGCACATCATCGACGACACAGCCTTGCGCGACGACGTGCGTTTGCGCACACGCCCCTCAGTTCGTCAACCGTGCGAGAGCCCATCCGCATCACCCCTCAGTTCGTCAACCGTTGCTGATGCCGCTGCGCAAATCATCGCGATCAACAAGAAACGCGAGGATCTCGGCATCGGTCATGAAAAATTCGCGCAGAAGGCGGGCATTTCGTTCTGGACATGGCGCGATCTGCGCCGCGGCGCTTTCAGGCCCACGCCTGCGACGCTGAAAAAGCTGCGGGCTGCGCTCGGCGAAGTGCCGGAAGCCAAACCGCCGCAAGTGGTGAAGGGATTTCATCGCCTGGTGATGATCGAGATCGCGCGAACGCAGCAGATCGACATCGAAACGGTGCTGACAACTGATTTCACGGTGCAGCGGCCGCATGCGCCGCAATGGCTTGCTTCGTCACGCGTGCGACTGATGGCGATCTACATAACCGCCGTCGAGCTCGAGGTGGGTAATGCCGACCTTGCCCGCGCACTTGGCGTGTCGCGCGAGGCGGTGCGCAAGGCGCGGATGAAGATCGAGGATCTGCGCGAGGCCGATCATGCCGTGAACGACCTGCTTGATCGGATCGCCGGACAGGTGAGGGGGTAG